A single region of the Prochlorococcus marinus str. MIT 0917 genome encodes:
- the ftsH gene encoding ATP-dependent zinc metalloprotease FtsH: protein MDKKWKVIALWVLPITIVVLITWQILGSSTNTQVSQRSNSNISRNAPVAKISYGRFLDYVKAGRVTSVDIYEGGRNAIVESVDPEIDNRVQRLKVDLPGLAPELVSSLKDEGISFDIHPPKTAPAGIGILGNLLFPLILIGGLILLSRRSNSMPGGPGQAMQFGKTKARFAMEAETGVKFDDVAGVNEAKQDLEEVVTFLKQPERFTSVGAQIPRGVLLVGPPGTGKTLLAKAIAGEADVPFFSLSGSEFVEMFVGVGASRVRDLFKRAKENSPCLIFIDEIDAVGRQRGAGIGGGNDEREQTLNQLLTEMDGFEGNSGIIIIAATNRPDVLDSALMRPGRFDRQVTVDAPDITGRLSILKVHSRNKKLEKDLTLESIARRTPGFTGADLANLLNEAAILTARRRKHQIGLSEIDDAVDRIIAGMEGQPLVDGRSKRLIAYHEVGHALVGSLVKDHDPVQKVTVIPRGQAKGLTWFSPDDDQALISRAQLKARIMGALGGRAAEDIIFGREEVTTGAGGDVQQVASMARQMVTRFGMSSLGPVSLEGDSQEVFVGRSLMNTSDISDEISKQIDEQVRKIVKRCYQETLELVAKNRVAMDKLVEILIEKETMDGKEFCKILSDYTSIPEKDRFTPVLQDPK, encoded by the coding sequence ATGGATAAGAAATGGAAAGTTATAGCTCTCTGGGTGCTTCCAATAACAATAGTAGTATTGATCACTTGGCAAATTTTAGGATCATCAACCAATACCCAAGTCTCACAAAGAAGTAACTCCAATATATCTAGAAATGCACCAGTTGCTAAAATTAGCTATGGACGTTTTCTTGATTATGTAAAAGCAGGGAGAGTTACTTCCGTTGACATATATGAAGGAGGAAGAAATGCAATCGTTGAATCAGTAGATCCTGAAATTGATAATAGAGTACAACGTTTAAAAGTTGATCTTCCAGGATTAGCGCCTGAATTAGTTTCATCACTAAAAGATGAGGGAATAAGTTTTGATATTCATCCACCAAAAACTGCCCCAGCGGGAATTGGAATACTCGGCAATCTTCTATTTCCACTAATCCTGATCGGAGGTTTGATACTTCTTTCAAGGAGATCAAATTCAATGCCAGGTGGTCCAGGTCAAGCAATGCAATTTGGTAAAACAAAGGCAAGATTTGCCATGGAGGCAGAGACAGGTGTCAAATTCGATGATGTTGCTGGAGTAAACGAAGCAAAACAAGATTTAGAGGAGGTAGTTACTTTTTTAAAACAACCTGAAAGATTTACATCTGTTGGAGCTCAAATCCCAAGAGGTGTTTTATTAGTAGGACCTCCAGGAACTGGTAAAACCCTTTTAGCAAAGGCAATTGCTGGAGAAGCAGATGTACCTTTCTTTTCACTTTCTGGCTCAGAATTTGTAGAAATGTTTGTAGGTGTAGGAGCAAGTCGCGTCAGAGATTTATTTAAAAGAGCAAAAGAAAATAGTCCATGTTTAATTTTTATTGATGAAATTGATGCAGTAGGAAGACAGCGAGGCGCTGGTATAGGTGGAGGTAATGATGAAAGAGAACAAACACTTAACCAACTCCTGACCGAAATGGATGGATTTGAGGGAAATAGTGGAATTATTATAATTGCTGCGACAAATAGACCTGATGTTCTTGACTCAGCATTGATGAGGCCAGGTAGATTTGATAGACAAGTTACTGTAGATGCACCTGATATAACTGGTAGATTATCTATCCTCAAAGTTCACTCTAGAAATAAAAAACTAGAAAAGGATTTAACTTTAGAGAGTATTGCTAGAAGAACGCCTGGTTTTACAGGTGCTGACCTTGCAAATTTATTAAACGAAGCCGCTATTCTTACAGCCAGAAGAAGGAAGCATCAAATAGGTCTATCAGAAATTGATGACGCAGTTGATCGCATCATTGCGGGAATGGAAGGTCAACCTTTAGTTGATGGAAGAAGCAAGAGACTAATTGCTTATCATGAAGTTGGTCATGCTTTGGTGGGCTCGCTAGTAAAAGATCATGATCCAGTCCAGAAAGTTACAGTCATTCCTAGAGGGCAAGCAAAAGGTTTGACTTGGTTCTCTCCAGATGATGATCAGGCCTTAATAAGTAGGGCTCAATTGAAAGCAAGAATAATGGGCGCATTAGGGGGGAGAGCCGCTGAAGACATAATATTTGGAAGAGAAGAAGTTACAACTGGAGCAGGTGGCGATGTACAGCAGGTTGCTTCCATGGCACGACAAATGGTCACTAGATTTGGAATGAGCAGCCTTGGGCCGGTTTCATTAGAAGGAGATAGTCAAGAAGTTTTTGTAGGAAGAAGCCTTATGAATACGTCTGATATATCGGATGAAATTTCTAAACAAATTGATGAGCAGGTTAGAAAGATAGTCAAGCGTTGTTATCAAGAAACACTCGAATTAGTGGCTAAGAATAGAGTTGCTATGGACAAATTAGTAGAAATATTAATCGAAAAGGAAACTATGGATGGAAAAGAGTTCTGCAAGATATTGTCTGACTACACATCTATTCCCGAAAAAGACAGATTTACACCAGTACTACAAGATCCAAAATAA
- the clpP gene encoding ATP-dependent Clp endopeptidase proteolytic subunit ClpP, with amino-acid sequence MIPIVIEESGRGERAFDIYSRLLRERIVFLGEPVTSDSANRIVAQLLFLEADDPDKDIFLYINSPGGSVYDGLGIFDTMQHVKPDIHTVCVGLAASMGAFLLCAGAKGKRSSLLHSRIMIHQPLGGARGQASDIRIQADEILFIKDKLNNELSERTGQPIERIREDTDRDFYMSPTEAIEYGIIDNVFNKRPINSI; translated from the coding sequence ATGATTCCAATAGTTATTGAAGAATCTGGAAGAGGAGAAAGAGCCTTTGATATTTATTCAAGGCTTTTAAGAGAAAGAATAGTTTTTTTGGGTGAACCAGTTACTAGTGATTCTGCCAATAGGATTGTTGCTCAACTCCTTTTCCTAGAAGCTGACGATCCAGATAAAGATATCTTTCTTTATATAAATTCTCCAGGTGGTTCTGTTTATGACGGCCTTGGTATTTTTGACACAATGCAACATGTAAAGCCTGATATTCATACCGTTTGTGTTGGCCTTGCTGCAAGTATGGGTGCCTTTCTACTTTGTGCAGGAGCAAAAGGCAAGAGAAGCAGTTTGCTCCATTCAAGAATAATGATTCATCAGCCACTTGGAGGTGCAAGAGGTCAAGCTAGTGATATAAGGATCCAAGCTGATGAAATATTGTTTATAAAAGATAAATTAAACAATGAATTATCTGAAAGAACTGGTCAACCTATTGAACGGATTAGAGAGGATACAGATAGAGATTTTTATATGTCTCCAACTGAGGCAATCGAATATGGAATTATAGACAATGTGTTTAATAAGCGTCCAATAAATTCAATTTAA
- a CDS encoding DUF3082 domain-containing protein — MNSPRNGFKKESDEVASNSSTPLYTDSPEQKKGPLSFLSGSITSLSFSFLSLFISKKIVLYFSIHSPNYSSPVAQSIASGFKTLIIGISFLATFTFGFIGMGLFLVFIRSLIEGNKE; from the coding sequence AATCAGATGAAGTAGCTAGTAACTCGTCAACTCCTTTATATACAGATAGTCCTGAACAAAAGAAAGGGCCATTAAGCTTCCTTTCAGGTTCGATTACAAGTTTATCTTTTAGTTTTTTAAGCCTTTTTATTAGTAAAAAAATAGTTTTATATTTTTCTATTCATAGTCCTAATTATTCTTCACCAGTTGCACAGAGTATTGCTTCCGGCTTTAAAACACTAATTATTGGAATCAGCTTTCTTGCCACATTTACGTTTGGTTTTATTGGTATGGGTTTGTTTTTAGTATTTATTCGTAGTTTGATAGAAGGCAATAAAGAATAA
- the psb29 gene encoding photosystem II biogenesis protein Psp29, giving the protein MSVRATISDSKSDFHKEFPYVIPPIYRKLADELLVELHLLSHQKNFKKDSIFAIGLKEIFNKFTSGYKPSDHITKLFEAICNCNGFNPTEISSSSEELVRKAKSFTKEDLNSFLSQHNNDNKGYDYYSRINAIGIYKLVSEIPSLKDVKEEDINKEVNNVSELLGYQYSRVEKDISMYKSNIEKMKQALEIIALNVTSK; this is encoded by the coding sequence TTGAGCGTTAGAGCAACAATTTCAGACAGCAAATCTGATTTCCATAAGGAATTTCCTTATGTCATACCACCAATTTATAGAAAACTAGCAGATGAACTGCTAGTAGAACTTCATTTACTGAGTCATCAGAAAAACTTTAAAAAAGATTCAATTTTTGCTATTGGACTAAAAGAAATATTTAATAAATTCACAAGTGGTTATAAACCTAGCGATCATATTACAAAGTTATTTGAAGCGATATGTAATTGCAATGGTTTTAATCCGACTGAGATAAGTAGCTCATCAGAGGAATTAGTGCGTAAGGCAAAATCATTTACAAAAGAAGATCTAAATTCATTTTTATCACAACATAATAATGATAATAAAGGCTATGACTATTATAGTCGCATCAATGCTATTGGTATCTACAAATTAGTGAGTGAAATTCCATCATTAAAGGATGTAAAAGAAGAAGATATTAATAAAGAAGTAAATAATGTTTCCGAATTGCTCGGATACCAATATTCAAGAGTTGAGAAAGATATAAGTATGTATAAGTCAAATATCGAGAAGATGAAACAAGCGTTAGAAATTATCGCATTAAACGTAACTTCAAAATAA
- a CDS encoding ABC transporter permease: MKRKLPLAETSVMAIKNLKSNKFRSLLTMLGIVIGNASVITLVGVGRGAQNLAENQLSNLGANVLFVVPGNNDTRRRGVAFPKNLVLKDAIAIEQQVPTVKRVAPQISSNEVIQTGSKSTSSSISGVTSDFLIVRSFEIAKGRFINDQDTKGAKNVVVIGPDLEEKLFNEREGLGERIRIKDQSFEIVGVMKPKGAVFGNNQDENAYIPLTTMVNRITGKDPTYGISLSFISVEAINEKSTTAAKFQVTNLLRQRHKIIRDDDFAVRSQKDALQIVSTITGGLTLMLAAIGGISLLVGGIGIMNIMLVSVSERTEEIGLRKALGARRLDISTQFIIESLILSTMGGIAGTGLGLTTVKIVALLTPLPATIGYVTVLITVMISGTIGLTFGVLPAKRAAKLDPITALRSL, from the coding sequence ATGAAAAGGAAACTTCCGCTTGCCGAAACCTCGGTAATGGCAATAAAGAATCTTAAATCAAATAAGTTTAGAAGCCTATTAACAATGCTTGGGATAGTTATTGGTAATGCTTCTGTCATAACATTGGTAGGAGTTGGAAGAGGAGCACAAAATCTTGCGGAAAACCAATTAAGCAATCTAGGTGCAAATGTCTTATTTGTAGTGCCAGGCAACAATGACACAAGAAGACGGGGTGTAGCTTTTCCAAAAAACCTCGTTCTTAAAGATGCAATAGCAATAGAACAACAAGTCCCGACTGTTAAAAGAGTAGCCCCACAAATCTCATCGAATGAAGTCATTCAAACGGGTTCCAAAAGTACAAGCAGTTCTATTTCAGGAGTTACAAGTGATTTTTTAATTGTTAGAAGCTTTGAAATTGCTAAAGGTCGTTTTATCAATGATCAAGATACTAAAGGAGCTAAAAATGTAGTAGTTATTGGACCAGATCTTGAAGAGAAACTCTTTAATGAAAGGGAAGGTTTGGGAGAGAGGATAAGAATCAAAGACCAGTCATTTGAAATTGTGGGAGTAATGAAGCCTAAGGGGGCTGTATTTGGAAATAATCAAGATGAGAACGCATACATTCCTCTAACCACTATGGTCAACAGAATCACTGGTAAAGACCCAACATATGGAATTAGCCTTAGTTTCATAAGTGTGGAAGCAATAAACGAAAAATCAACAACAGCTGCAAAGTTTCAAGTAACGAACTTATTAAGACAAAGACATAAAATAATTAGGGATGACGACTTTGCTGTTAGATCTCAAAAAGATGCTTTACAAATAGTATCTACGATTACAGGTGGTTTAACATTAATGCTAGCGGCAATAGGTGGAATCTCATTACTAGTTGGTGGAATAGGTATTATGAATATAATGCTAGTATCTGTTAGTGAAAGGACAGAAGAAATAGGACTTAGAAAAGCTCTTGGTGCAAGAAGACTTGATATTTCTACTCAATTCATAATTGAATCATTAATTCTCTCTACCATGGGTGGAATAGCCGGGACCGGATTAGGACTTACAACAGTAAAGATTGTAGCTTTATTAACACCTTTACCTGCAACAATTGGATATGTAACGGTATTAATAACGGTTATGATTTCAGGAACAATAGGTTTAACATTTGGTGTTTTACCTGCCAAAAGAGCAGCCAAGCTAGATCCAATTACTGCATTAAGAAGTTTATAA
- a CDS encoding nucleoside triphosphate pyrophosphohydrolase family protein, giving the protein MELNDYQRESRKTALYPEVGCNAIYPTLGLVGEAGEVADKVKKILRDKKGVFDKDSKDAIKFELGDVLWYISQLSSELGYDLDEIASSNLQKLSDRKARGKISGSGDNR; this is encoded by the coding sequence ATGGAATTAAATGATTATCAAAGAGAATCTCGTAAGACAGCTCTTTATCCTGAAGTTGGATGTAATGCTATTTATCCAACACTAGGTCTTGTTGGTGAAGCAGGGGAGGTCGCTGACAAAGTAAAGAAAATTCTAAGAGATAAAAAGGGTGTATTTGATAAAGATAGTAAGGATGCAATTAAATTTGAATTAGGTGATGTCCTTTGGTACATATCACAACTTTCTAGCGAACTTGGATATGATTTAGATGAGATTGCTAGTTCAAATTTGCAGAAACTAAGTGACCGAAAAGCTAGAGGGAAAATAAGTGGAAGTGGAGATAATCGGTAA
- a CDS encoding DUF2103 domain-containing protein, whose protein sequence is MGRLVQNHSTHIEGLIKWLKKISAFDEIKTVTPASLSKTNGRGENLGLKVTVKTKEGYKLLARKGKLVQEVFLVTSLDESEIIEIIEKTNPKSYRKKKGC, encoded by the coding sequence ATGGGAAGACTTGTTCAAAATCACAGCACTCATATAGAAGGCCTTATCAAATGGTTGAAAAAAATTTCAGCATTCGATGAGATTAAGACAGTTACCCCTGCCTCACTATCAAAGACGAATGGAAGAGGAGAGAATCTAGGCCTAAAGGTTACTGTCAAAACAAAAGAAGGTTATAAGCTCCTAGCAAGAAAAGGTAAACTTGTACAAGAGGTTTTTCTGGTTACAAGCTTGGATGAGAGTGAAATTATAGAAATAATTGAAAAAACTAATCCAAAGTCTTATCGGAAAAAGAAAGGTTGTTAA
- a CDS encoding pyruvate dehydrogenase complex E1 component subunit beta translates to MKGTLLFNALREAIDEEMARDPLVCIMGEDVGQYGGSYKVTKDLYEKYGEFRVLDTPIAENSFTGMAVGAAMTGLRPIVEGMNMGFLLLAFNQISNNMGMLRYTSGGNFTIPTVVRGPGGVGRQLGAEHSQRLEAYFHAVPGIKIVACSTPKNAKGLMKAAIRDNNPVLFFEHVLLYNLTEELPEGDYVCALDQADLVKQGNDITILTYSRMRHHCLKAVELLEGKGINVELIDLISLKPFDMETISKSIKKTHRVIIVEECMKTGGIAAELMSLITENCFDDLDSPPVRLSSQDIPTPYNGNLENLTIIQPHQIVDTAEKIINKGGVD, encoded by the coding sequence GTGAAAGGGACTCTTTTATTTAATGCTCTTCGTGAAGCAATTGATGAAGAAATGGCCAGAGATCCCCTGGTCTGCATAATGGGCGAGGATGTTGGACAATATGGCGGTTCTTATAAAGTTACGAAAGATTTATATGAAAAATATGGAGAGTTCAGAGTCTTAGATACACCAATTGCTGAGAATAGTTTTACAGGTATGGCTGTTGGTGCAGCCATGACAGGTTTAAGACCAATTGTGGAAGGTATGAATATGGGTTTTTTATTGCTTGCTTTTAATCAAATTTCCAACAATATGGGAATGCTGAGATACACGAGTGGTGGTAATTTTACTATTCCAACTGTTGTTAGAGGCCCTGGTGGTGTTGGAAGACAATTAGGAGCTGAACATAGTCAAAGACTTGAGGCCTACTTTCATGCTGTTCCTGGTATAAAAATCGTGGCTTGTAGTACTCCTAAGAATGCTAAAGGTCTAATGAAAGCTGCTATTAGGGACAATAATCCTGTTCTTTTCTTTGAACATGTTCTTTTATATAACCTCACAGAAGAGCTGCCTGAGGGTGATTATGTCTGTGCCCTAGATCAAGCAGATCTTGTAAAGCAAGGAAATGATATTACGATTCTTACTTATTCAAGAATGCGTCACCACTGTTTAAAAGCGGTTGAACTTCTTGAAGGTAAAGGAATTAATGTTGAATTGATTGATTTAATAAGTCTTAAGCCTTTTGATATGGAAACAATATCAAAATCTATCAAAAAAACACATAGAGTAATTATTGTTGAAGAATGTATGAAAACAGGTGGAATTGCAGCTGAATTGATGTCTTTAATAACAGAGAATTGTTTCGATGATTTAGATTCCCCACCTGTGCGTTTAAGCAGCCAGGACATTCCTACTCCATATAATGGAAACTTAGAAAATTTAACTATTATTCAACCCCATCAAATTGTAGATACTGCTGAGAAAATTATTAATAAGGGTGGAGTAGATTAA
- the secD gene encoding protein translocase subunit SecD, which yields MGRKNYWFLVVILFAVLSIFICTNIPFQLGLDLRGGSQLTLEVQTTDDIPKITPDDIEGVKAVLDRRVNGLGVSDSQLQTIGTNQLLLELPGEQDPSGAAKVLGETALLEFRIQRNGTEVQLRDLQTQRNSVESIIKLLEDNNSAQLRKEININNEINKLFEKYNIQSDQILDIDQFNLLKNKINTDIAGLFEPTLLTGQYLTNAGRRQDQITNNWEVTLSFNNEGGELFADLSKSIAGTSRLLGIVIDGISYSEASVGKQFETAGITGGAATISGNFTADDARNLEVQLRGGALPLPIDIVQIRTIGPSLGTQNIRLSLFAALTGLLFVGVFMIFIYKLAGFVAVLALSFYSLFTLSIYALLPVTLTLPGIAGFILSIGMAVDANVLIFERLKEELRNGNTLIRSIDASFKNAFSSIIDGHLTTLISCITLFYLGTGFVKGFAATLGIGVVLSLFTALTCTKAILKFLMSYQGLRKTSNFINPNQIPSPSINLQ from the coding sequence ATGGGTAGGAAAAATTATTGGTTTCTTGTTGTAATCCTTTTTGCAGTATTAAGTATTTTTATTTGCACTAATATACCTTTTCAATTAGGGTTGGATCTACGTGGGGGTAGCCAATTAACCTTAGAGGTACAAACTACCGATGATATACCTAAAATAACCCCTGATGACATCGAAGGCGTTAAAGCTGTTCTTGATAGAAGGGTAAACGGTTTAGGAGTTTCTGATTCTCAACTTCAAACAATAGGAACAAATCAATTGTTACTAGAACTCCCTGGAGAGCAGGATCCCTCTGGAGCGGCAAAAGTATTAGGAGAAACTGCTCTATTAGAATTCCGAATCCAGAGAAATGGTACAGAGGTTCAATTAAGAGATTTACAAACTCAAAGAAATAGCGTTGAATCTATTATTAAATTATTAGAAGATAATAATTCAGCTCAATTAAGAAAGGAGATCAATATCAACAATGAAATTAACAAATTATTCGAAAAATATAATATTCAATCAGACCAGATATTAGATATTGATCAATTTAATCTTCTAAAGAATAAAATAAATACTGATATAGCAGGTTTGTTTGAACCAACATTATTAACAGGCCAATATTTGACAAATGCCGGAAGACGACAAGATCAAATCACTAACAATTGGGAAGTTACTTTGAGCTTCAACAATGAGGGAGGAGAATTATTTGCAGATCTCTCAAAATCAATAGCTGGCACATCTAGATTGCTAGGTATTGTTATTGATGGGATTTCCTATAGCGAGGCAAGTGTAGGGAAGCAATTTGAAACTGCTGGGATAACTGGCGGGGCAGCCACAATAAGCGGAAATTTTACTGCTGATGATGCTAGAAACTTAGAAGTTCAATTAAGGGGAGGTGCTTTGCCTCTACCTATTGATATTGTCCAAATTAGAACAATAGGCCCTTCTTTAGGGACTCAAAATATTCGTCTAAGTCTTTTCGCAGCTCTAACTGGTTTGCTTTTTGTAGGTGTTTTTATGATCTTCATCTATAAACTAGCTGGATTTGTTGCTGTACTAGCATTGTCTTTTTATTCGCTTTTCACTCTTTCTATTTATGCACTGCTACCAGTAACTCTCACCCTTCCAGGTATAGCAGGTTTTATATTAAGCATAGGGATGGCTGTTGATGCCAATGTTCTTATTTTTGAAAGATTAAAAGAAGAATTACGCAATGGAAATACCCTGATTCGTTCAATAGATGCAAGTTTTAAAAACGCATTTTCATCAATAATTGATGGTCATTTAACTACTTTAATAAGCTGCATTACTTTATTCTATTTGGGCACTGGATTTGTGAAAGGTTTTGCAGCCACACTGGGTATTGGTGTTGTATTGAGCTTATTTACTGCCTTAACATGTACAAAAGCAATATTGAAGTTCCTAATGAGTTATCAAGGTCTTAGAAAAACTTCAAACTTTATTAATCCTAATCAGATTCCATCACCATCTATCAACCTTCAATAG
- the petN gene encoding cytochrome b6-f complex subunit PetN, with protein sequence MIFTLGWASLAAIFTFSIAMVVWGRNGDGSIDI encoded by the coding sequence ATGATCTTCACTTTAGGTTGGGCTTCCTTAGCTGCTATTTTCACTTTTTCAATTGCAATGGTTGTTTGGGGTAGAAATGGTGATGGTTCTATTGATATCTAA
- a CDS encoding ArnT family glycosyltransferase has protein sequence MQILSSNVINYKKIKVGFINFFSKHKRIILPFLFVLFFTSLYFIIDFSSQSLVAHDEGLYARRARIIEYSENWFSPPFSEPHHKTLGSYWFIALSIRLFGNSELSVRLPSILSSFLCLIISYLIALKVSNKKSALISLFSLSSMPLWIQYSRYASPDIPFVLCILLCILFFLKSLDSSDNSSRYFYVFLSGMFISISFFIRSYMAFIPLLGLSPFVFSNLFRKEYIFKMFFCTGIFIGSIPTCINFYFSFKKFGINGISILFDFARNQAIGDVGFNNVILAPLNFFYLTFPVGILIIILNFFTRCKIKINYPLLVYIFPLISLTLLLCMSTTYPHYYLFLLPSLSILFASYLSSYEFRYSNSKNIISYLLFIIILFISIVFLFAIINYKDFIINNLHGNHSIVYILILVLLLSYFTSFRFIFDIFYLRFNLKNFFYNIIIPQYICLSLLFNFGVLGNPNYNIKQFLNDNVVSSIVNSNTIYLFRVESKTQTLLSYYLPSSKVVDDFDAISKYKYVIVSNSSSFNKIEFKQLFIPVKKFDNHFLLMNISE, from the coding sequence ATGCAAATTCTTTCATCTAATGTTATCAACTATAAGAAGATTAAAGTAGGATTTATAAATTTTTTCTCAAAACATAAAAGAATTATTCTACCTTTTCTTTTTGTTCTTTTTTTTACATCACTTTATTTCATTATCGACTTCTCTAGCCAAAGTCTGGTCGCTCATGATGAGGGACTTTACGCTAGAAGAGCAAGAATAATTGAGTACTCTGAGAATTGGTTTTCCCCTCCATTTTCAGAACCTCACCATAAGACATTAGGTAGTTATTGGTTTATAGCATTATCTATCAGATTGTTTGGAAATAGTGAACTTTCTGTAAGGCTTCCAAGTATTCTTTCTTCTTTCCTTTGCTTAATAATCTCATACTTAATCGCATTAAAAGTTTCAAATAAAAAATCTGCATTAATTAGTTTATTCTCACTTTCATCAATGCCATTATGGATTCAATATTCAAGATATGCTAGTCCAGATATTCCATTTGTATTGTGTATTCTTTTATGTATTTTATTTTTTCTTAAATCTCTAGATTCTTCAGATAATAGTAGCCGCTATTTTTATGTATTTTTATCTGGAATGTTTATTTCTATATCTTTTTTTATTAGAAGTTATATGGCCTTTATTCCTCTTTTAGGACTCTCTCCTTTTGTTTTTTCTAATTTGTTCAGAAAAGAATATATTTTTAAAATGTTCTTTTGTACTGGAATATTTATTGGCTCTATACCAACGTGTATTAATTTTTATTTTTCATTTAAAAAGTTTGGGATTAATGGAATTTCAATCCTTTTTGATTTTGCAAGGAACCAGGCAATAGGCGATGTTGGTTTTAACAATGTAATATTAGCCCCATTGAATTTTTTCTATTTAACTTTCCCGGTTGGAATACTTATTATTATTCTTAATTTTTTTACTAGATGTAAGATTAAGATCAATTATCCATTGCTAGTTTATATCTTTCCCTTAATATCTTTAACTTTGTTGCTATGTATGTCTACGACTTATCCTCACTATTACCTTTTTCTTTTGCCATCTTTATCTATACTATTTGCTTCTTACTTATCATCATATGAATTTAGATACTCCAATTCAAAAAATATTATTAGTTATTTATTGTTTATAATCATTTTATTCATTTCAATTGTATTTTTATTTGCTATTATTAATTATAAAGACTTCATAATTAATAATTTGCATGGGAACCACTCAATAGTATATATTCTTATTTTGGTCCTTTTGTTATCTTATTTTACATCCTTTAGATTTATTTTTGATATTTTTTATCTTAGATTTAACTTAAAAAATTTCTTTTATAATATAATTATACCTCAATACATTTGTTTATCCTTATTGTTTAATTTTGGTGTACTTGGTAATCCCAACTATAATATAAAACAATTCTTGAATGATAATGTTGTTTCTTCAATTGTAAACTCCAATACCATTTATTTATTTAGGGTTGAAAGTAAGACGCAGACTTTGTTGTCATATTACCTACCTTCCTCAAAGGTCGTAGATGATTTTGATGCTATTAGTAAATACAAGTATGTAATTGTTTCTAATAGCTCTTCCTTTAACAAAATAGAATTTAAGCAATTATTTATCCCTGTTAAAAAGTTTGACAATCACTTTTTATTAATGAATATAAGTGAATAA
- the secF gene encoding protein translocase subunit SecF: protein MKTNFNFQLYKNRKIVWLVSFSLCLISIIGMLISLKSNSIKAPLNLGLDYTGGTQITLERSCTDDCTFLNTNDISNNIIALKNQDKNFSSNTSPNLTRSQIQLLDNSKLISIRLPFLSAAQSDSVVSEVNKFFGPFKNENISVEIIGPSLGKQLLKSSLISLFFAFLGIALYINFRYDRRYSFLALFALLHDIIIVCGVFAWLGYLFDVEVDSLFAVSLLTIAGYSVNNTVVVFDRIREKGLLENELSFKYQIDKAVGATLTRTLYTSLTTLLPLICILIWGGSTLYWFAFALLIGVIAGSWSSIALAPSLLSITSNNMIE, encoded by the coding sequence ATGAAGACTAATTTTAATTTTCAACTCTATAAAAATAGAAAAATTGTTTGGCTTGTTTCATTCTCTTTATGTTTAATTTCAATAATAGGAATGCTTATTTCGCTTAAAAGTAATTCGATTAAAGCCCCTTTAAATCTTGGTTTAGATTATACCGGGGGAACTCAAATAACTTTAGAGAGGAGTTGTACTGATGATTGTACTTTCTTAAATACTAATGATATATCTAATAATATCATCGCTTTAAAAAATCAGGATAAAAACTTTAGTTCAAATACTTCGCCTAATTTAACTAGATCACAAATACAATTGCTCGACAATTCAAAACTAATTTCTATTAGACTGCCATTTTTATCTGCTGCTCAATCTGATTCTGTAGTTTCCGAGGTTAATAAATTTTTTGGACCATTTAAAAATGAAAATATTTCAGTTGAGATTATTGGTCCAAGTCTTGGTAAGCAATTACTTAAAAGTAGTTTGATTTCTTTATTCTTTGCCTTCCTTGGAATAGCTTTATATATTAATTTTAGATATGATAGAAGATACTCATTCTTAGCTTTATTTGCTCTTTTGCATGACATAATTATTGTTTGTGGTGTATTTGCATGGCTGGGATATTTGTTTGATGTAGAGGTTGACTCTTTATTTGCTGTTTCTCTTTTAACAATTGCAGGCTATTCAGTAAACAACACAGTTGTTGTTTTTGATAGGATCAGAGAAAAAGGTTTACTAGAGAATGAATTAAGTTTTAAATATCAAATTGATAAAGCTGTTGGCGCAACTTTAACAAGGACATTATATACAAGTCTTACAACACTACTCCCATTGATATGTATATTGATTTGGGGCGGATCAACATTGTATTGGTTTGCATTCGCTTTGCTAATCGGTGTGATAGCTGGTTCTTGGTCGAGTATAGCTTTAGCACCTTCATTGTTATCAATAACTAGTAATAATATGATTGAGTGA